In Chitinophagaceae bacterium C216, the genomic stretch TTTAATGCAGCCTGATTATTTATTACGTACATAGCCGCATCACGCGCCATCTGATAATATTGGTCTTTTTCTGCCTGATTGGTAGCATAGGCAACTCTAGTTAATGCTAAACGTGCTTTTAAACCATAAGCAGCCTTCAAAGTAGCCCGCCCAATATCTGTAGCCGGATAAGGATCTACAGGAAGATTAGCAATTGCTTCATCACAATCTTGTAACATTAAATCATAAAAGGCAGTAATGGGGCTTCTATAAGCTGTTAATACAGCAGTCTTCGTTTCTTGTGTTCTCAGATCCACACCTCCAAAAAATTCCACAATATGCCAGTAAGTATAGGCTCTCAAAAAATGCAACTCGCCTTTGCGGGAACGCTTCTCATCTGGCGACTTGTAAGGTACACCATCAATACGCTCAATGCCAGCATTGCAGTAGTTGATAATTTCATATAAACGATTCCAGGTATTTCTAATCTGGCCTGTACTGGCTGTAAGTTCTTCATATTTGGTCATCTGCCTTCCATATCCACTATTGGCGATATTAATCCAGATGTCGGTACCACCTTCTGTCAACATTACTATATCCTCTCTTCCGTAAAACTGACCACCATAGTTAACATACGCAGAATTCACCAATGCATTCATACCTTCTTCAACAGCAAAAACTACATCTGCAGTTGTACCGCCAGGATTATATTCCTTAAGGCTACAGGAGAAGAGTAAAGTCATGCCACATACTAATGTGGATTTCACTCTTATCAAGTTTATAATATTTTTCATACTCATATTTTTAATGTTTTTATAGCCATGTGAAATAGCACTAACTCTTCTGGTTGAACATATTTTCTTACTCTATTTCACAGTACATTATTATTAGAATTAAGTATCACGCATTTGCTATTTTATAATTTCATCTTTAGAAGCTGAAGTTTAATCCGAAGACAAACTGACGCTGTAAAGGCGACTTAGCCGATCCTCCTCTTTCCGGATCGTAATCCTTCACTAAATGGCTTCTGGCGATGGTATAAAGGTTATTAGCCGAAGCATATACTCTTAGATCAGACATTCCCCACTTATTTAATAATGCACGTGGGAAGCTGTACCCTAAGGATACTGTTTTCAATTTCACATAAGAAGCATCTACATAATTCAATGCCTGATAACCTCTGTAGTTATAGAAGTTGGTGAGGTCTGGTCTTGGGAAATCATTTGATGGATTTTCCGGTGTCCAGTAGTTTAAATAAGCCGGATGATTACCTCTTCCTTGTGGATCATATGAAGCTGTAAAATCATACGCCATCATATGGCCCCAGCGGCTGATAATGTAAACGGTAAGGTCAAAGTTTTTATATTTAAATGTATTGTTCAAACCGCCGGTCCATTTGGGAGACGTAGTACCGATGTATTGCACATCGTTTACCTCATCGATAATATAATCACCATTCAAATCTGCTAATTTTATATCACCTGGCTTAAAAGGTTGCGTTTTGGCTGCATCTTTAAAATATTTAGCAGCCTCTTCCGCCTCATCCAATTGCCATATACCTAAGCGCTTAAATGTATAGAAAGAATTAAGTGGTCTACCAATGAGCAGCGACTCTGTCTCCCGAGTTACAGCTCCAATGATATCTCTACCGTCAATCAGATTCACAATCTTTTCCTTATTCATTGCAAAGGTTAGATTGGTGGTCCAGGTGAAGTTTTTATTCTTAATGTTTACACTATTCAAGCTAAGCTCCAAACCACGGTTATTAGTAGCACCTATATTCTGGTAAATTTTAAATGGTGTATTATTACCACTTCCTAATGATGTAGGCAATGTACGGGGCAGCAAAATATCGGTGGTCTTTGTATTATAAAAATCTAAGCTACCATACAATCTGTTATCAAAAAAGCCAAAATCAAGACCGATGTTAGTAGATGCTGATTTTTCCCAACCTAGATCCACATTTCCTAAAAACTCACTATATACATAATAGGTATATCCCCTGTCCTGGAATGCTGAATTGCTCAATGCATTCAGATATGATTGCGTACCGTATTCGCTAATACCAGAATTACCGGTCATACCCCAGCTGATGCGCAATTTTAATTCGTTAAGATTCTTGGAGGCACTAAACCAACCTTCGTCAATGATACGCCAAGCAAAAGCCGCAGAAGGGAATGCTGCCCATTTATGACCTTCGGCCAATCTGGATGCTCCATCCCATCTATTAGATAAGGTAAGCAAGTATTTACCCAGATAGCTGTAATTTAATCTAGCAGCATATGAGAAGGTCTGGCTTTGTACATACCCGGAGCGAATTACATAAGAGCTTTTTGCGTTTGCAGATAGGTTGTGCCAAAGTTGACTGGGAATTAATTGTCCAGAACCCTCGCTGTATGAGCTTCTGAATTTAGACTGTGTCCAAGATGTCAGTGCAGTAAGTGTGAAAGCATGATCATTAATACTCTTGCTATAATTAACAATATTATCCCATGTAATAAATGATTTTTCAGTAGCAGCAATCGACGCTAGTGCATCATTGTATAATCCTGCTCGGTTTATGGAATTTTGGCTTTCAAAATCCATATTTCTTCTGAAATTAAGATTGGCGCCGAAATTGGATCTGAAAGACAAGCCAGGAAGCGGTTTAATTTCGGCATAGCCGTTGGTCCAAATGTTTGTAGTCAACCGCTGATGCTTAGCAACATATTCATCTGCCTCATCAGCTAATGGACTTACCTTTCCTGATGTACCCAGAGGCCAAAGCACCACTTGACCGTTCTCATCGTATACTTGGCCTAAAGGCTCATTGGTAGCCGCACGCCACAACACGTTATCCGCTCTTGTGAAACCATTATAATGTGTAAGATTTAAGGAGACTCCGGTCTTGAAAACATTCGAAAAGCTATGATCCACTGTAGTTCTTACATTATACTTGTTAAGAATATCATCCTTTAAAGAACCTTTTTCTCTGTAATAACCGGCAGATAAAAGACCTGTGGTTTTATTAGTTCCACCCGATACTGTAATTTGATGATTTTGTACAGTGCCAGTATGTAGCACTTCTTTTACCCAATCCACCCATTGATTATTCTGAATCGCCGCCCATTCGCTGGGTGTAAACAGCGTTTGATCATCCTCGGGTGAAGACCATTGTCCTGCAGTTTTGGCTGCTTCTCTTCTCAACTGAATATAGTCCTCGCCCATTCGCATTTTGGGATATTGAGCCCATCCGTTCAAACCCGTGTATCCGTTATAAGAAATTTTTGTTTTTCCGGCTTTTCCTCTTTTGGTAGTAATGATAATTACGCCATTTGCCCCCTGCGAACCGTATATAGCTGTGGAAGAAGCATCCTTCATTACTTCAATAGATTCAATTTCTTGAGGTGGAATATCCGATACGCTACCCCCCTGAATACCGTCAATAATTACCAAAGGATTATTAGCAATTAAATTACCATACTCATCTCTTGCCGTAGATAAAGATCTTTTTCCTCTGATGTTCATAGTTACACCGGATGTAGCACTACCAGAGTTACGGGTAATATCCAACCCTGGCACCTGTCCCTGTATAGCTTCCATAGCATTATGTGCAGGAGAGCGAACAATGTCGTCTGCTTTTACCGACGATACGGCTCCTGTAAGATCTCTTTTACGCACACTACCATATCCAATTACTACTACTTCATCCAATCGCTGATCTGCAGCAATTAATATAATTTCAAGCTCGTCTTGTGCGTCCACTACAACCGTTTGCTCAACATATCCCACACGTGAAAAGATGAGCGTATCGCCTACATTGGCGTTAATGGAAAACTGTCCGGACTCATCCGTTATAGTTCCTACCTGCTCTCCACGCACAGTCACCGATACACGGGATAGCGGCTGTCCGTTCTGATCACGCACCACGCCTTTGATCAGCTTGAAGGGATTACTAACATAATCGGCATTTAAGGAAAGTACCACCCGATGGTCATTAATAATATTCCAGGTTATACCGGTGCCATCAAATACTTTGCTCAAAATAGCATTCAACGAGGCGTTCTGAGCAGAGATGTATACTTTCTTGGATAAAGGGAGCAGATTATTGCTGTAATAAAACGAATAAGGCGATTGTTTCTCAATCTGAGTGAACAGATTGGCTAAAGTCGTCTCCTGTGCCTTTAGATTTATTACATACTGTCCATAATTTTTGGCAGATACATGTACCGCCAAAAGCAGCATAATGCACATCAATTTCATAACAAGCAACGTTTTTCGGAAGTCATCACATCCCGAAGCAAGTAATTTTTGCATAATTTTGATTGGTTTTAATTTTAAAAATCGCATTAAACATTGTTTTAGTGCACCATCAAGAGGGGAATGTTGCCGCATTCTCCTCTATTTTTACAAGTATCCATCAATTTTCTTCATATGCTTTTTTTAAGTGAATGAATTATTTTATGATCAGCTCCTTCCCGTTCCATTCATAATTTATCGGATTGGACATATTTAGTATTTTCAAAATCTGCTCAAGATTGTCATTTTTAAAAGAACCTGTATATCTCTGTTCTGCTCTTTGGGAGGAAATAATCTTTACCGTTATACCGAAGGAGCGCTCCAGTTCTTTAGCAATTTTGTATAATGGTTCATCAAAAAATACCAATTTGTTATCCATCCAAGCTATTTCCGCTATTTCGGAGCTCTGCTGATTAATTTTGGAGATTAAAACTTTAAAATCCCCCTCTTTGCTACGCTTATACTTCGCTGGCGCATTCTCCTCCACAATAGACACTTTCTGAGAGGGTTCCAACTGTAGCTTATCCTTTGGTCTATTGTTTAGATACATTTCTATTTTCCCTTGCAACAAAGTAGCTTCCCAGATATCATTTTCATAATTTTTTATATTGAAACGCGTTCCTATCACTTTTATTGTGGCTTTGGATGTACGCACTATAAATGGTTTTATCGAATCCTGAGCTACATCAAAATAGGCTTCACCTACCAATGACACTTCTCGATTTTTTTTATTAAAATCAGCTCCATATTGGAGATAACTGTTTGTGTTTAAATATACCGTTGTCCCATCCGGAAGCGTTAGTTTTGACTTGGAAGAAGATTTTTTTTCAACATCACTCATCAAACCGATAGTCCCTACTAACTCATTCCCATTTAAGAGATAAAAAGTAGTGGCTGCGATTATCAATATCAATAAAACGGCAGCAACTCTCCATGATTTAAGATTCCATATACGGCGTTTTTGAGCGACGAGATCAGTTTCTTCAAGCCAGGTAGCTACAACTTTCGGATCATCCTCTGCATACATCATTTTTACAAATTGTGCAGCATATGCTTGATCCGTAAGATCCTTGCTCAAAGCATCATTTATCCTCGGATAATCTTGCAGGCTATCGTGCAATCGCTTGAAATCGGGTCGCAAAGCTAGTAAGCTTTCAAGCTCACGCAACTCGTCCAATGTTGCATTTTCCGATAGCTTTTTGGCAAGCAACTCATATATTCTTTCTTGCTTACTACTCTCCATAGAACAGCATCTACTTATTAAGACAAGAATTTTGATGCTTACCGTGAAAAGAATTATTTTTTATTTATCTATGTTCTGATATTTATCCAAAGCATGCTTTATTTTCTTTAAAGCATGACGCATATGTGTTTCTATGGTATTCTGAGAAATTTGCATCACTTCGCTTACCTGATTATAGGTAAGGCCATATTCTTTAACGAGACGGAAAACAAGCTGACGTTTTGCGGGTAATTTGTTTATGGCACTTCGGATAATTTGATGCAATTCGGCATAGATATACTCCGATTCTGGCGAAGGGTACAGCTTAGCTGTTTCCTCAATAAAATTAGTACTCTTACTGTATTTGTGAGCAGCACTTTTCAGATAATTAATACAAGCGTTCTTAACAGATTTGAAAAGATACAACTTCAAATCCTTTACTAGGGTAAGCTTATCTCTAATGGCCCAAATCTTCAAGAAAACATCAGACACAATTTCCTCTGCAACCTCAGCATTTCCCAATAAATTATAAGCAAAGCGTCTTAGAAGCGGATAAAAGTGATAGAATAGTTTTTTATATGCCGCTTCATCAGATGTTTTGCTAATACTGTTTCGCAGATTTAATATGTATTGTTCGTTTAGCAAGATGAGTCGCTTATCACTCGCTATTTAAAATAATTTTAAATAAGGGCTTCCTATTATTTCTTTGACAACCACACGATCAAAGGTTTTTTAGGTATAATGACAGGATGAGTTCTACCTGCAGTTATCTGTTTAGGGGCCGATATCACCTTACCTGTATGTACATCTACAAATCTTAACGAGAAGCTTCCTTTAAAGGCAGATAAATCTAGGGCAAGTTCTTTTGCAGACTCTATATAAAGAATTATGTCGTTTTCACCTGCCAAAGCATATTTTCCATAAGCATCGGTAGGCTTCATATCAACAGCTGCTTTTAAGAAATTCTTGTCCGTCTCGCGTGGTAATGCGGGTAAAGAACCTCCGGCCATAAACACTGCCCATCCTAATTTATCATACCCATCAGCCGAAAACGTCACTACTTTATCAGGGAATTTGTCTTTATACTCCCGAACGGCTCGATAAGCCTGATCAAAATTTGCTGCTTTAGGCTTTAATAATCTCGCCCATTGACGGGGTGCTAGGCTTTTACCTCCTTCTGGAGCATACAAAGAACCATCTGGCTGATAGTGCCAGTATTTGATATCAATGACATCAATTAAAGAACGATATTTTAAATCATTCAATATTGCGTCTTGAACATCTTTGGTGGCACTTAATCCAATAATTTGTTTTTGTTGATTTCTTTTTTCCCAAGCTGCAATGACATTTAGCCAAAACTGAGTAAAATGTAGGGGGCCTGTATATTCTTCACTCAGCAGTTGTATTACCGCCTTATTGTTGCGGAAATTATCAAGACACTTCCATATGTATTGTTGATGCAGCTGTCGACGTACATAGTGTGTTGTGTCATAAAATTGTTCAGCATAAAAAATACGCTTATCACCAGCATAATTTACTGGTTCTACAAAGCCCGTATTATTAATGTTATTAGCAGTACGCCAAGGAAAGTCGGCATAGTGAGCTCCAGCTTCTATAATATTGTGTTGAAAGTAATGATGATGTATCAGTAACAAATCATTTTTTTCGGCTAAGGAAGCAAACTGCTGCAT encodes the following:
- a CDS encoding TonB-dependent receptor P26, which translates into the protein MQKLLASGCDDFRKTLLVMKLMCIMLLLAVHVSAKNYGQYVINLKAQETTLANLFTQIEKQSPYSFYYSNNLLPLSKKVYISAQNASLNAILSKVFDGTGITWNIINDHRVVLSLNADYVSNPFKLIKGVVRDQNGQPLSRVSVTVRGEQVGTITDESGQFSINANVGDTLIFSRVGYVEQTVVVDAQDELEIILIAADQRLDEVVVIGYGSVRKRDLTGAVSSVKADDIVRSPAHNAMEAIQGQVPGLDITRNSGSATSGVTMNIRGKRSLSTARDEYGNLIANNPLVIIDGIQGGSVSDIPPQEIESIEVMKDASSTAIYGSQGANGVIIITTKRGKAGKTKISYNGYTGLNGWAQYPKMRMGEDYIQLRREAAKTAGQWSSPEDDQTLFTPSEWAAIQNNQWVDWVKEVLHTGTVQNHQITVSGGTNKTTGLLSAGYYREKGSLKDDILNKYNVRTTVDHSFSNVFKTGVSLNLTHYNGFTRADNVLWRAATNEPLGQVYDENGQVVLWPLGTSGKVSPLADEADEYVAKHQRLTTNIWTNGYAEIKPLPGLSFRSNFGANLNFRRNMDFESQNSINRAGLYNDALASIAATEKSFITWDNIVNYSKSINDHAFTLTALTSWTQSKFRSSYSEGSGQLIPSQLWHNLSANAKSSYVIRSGYVQSQTFSYAARLNYSYLGKYLLTLSNRWDGASRLAEGHKWAAFPSAAFAWRIIDEGWFSASKNLNELKLRISWGMTGNSGISEYGTQSYLNALSNSAFQDRGYTYYVYSEFLGNVDLGWEKSASTNIGLDFGFFDNRLYGSLDFYNTKTTDILLPRTLPTSLGSGNNTPFKIYQNIGATNNRGLELSLNSVNIKNKNFTWTTNLTFAMNKEKIVNLIDGRDIIGAVTRETESLLIGRPLNSFYTFKRLGIWQLDEAEEAAKYFKDAAKTQPFKPGDIKLADLNGDYIIDEVNDVQYIGTTSPKWTGGLNNTFKYKNFDLTVYIISRWGHMMAYDFTASYDPQGRGNHPAYLNYWTPENPSNDFPRPDLTNFYNYRGYQALNYVDASYVKLKTVSLGYSFPRALLNKWGMSDLRVYASANNLYTIARSHLVKDYDPERGGSAKSPLQRQFVFGLNFSF
- the rpoE_3 gene encoding ECF RNA polymerase sigma factor RpoE, producing MLNEQYILNLRNSISKTSDEAAYKKLFYHFYPLLRRFAYNLLGNAEVAEEIVSDVFLKIWAIRDKLTLVKDLKLYLFKSVKNACINYLKSAAHKYSKSTNFIEETAKLYPSPESEYIYAELHQIIRSAINKLPAKRQLVFRLVKEYGLTYNQVSEVMQISQNTIETHMRHALKKIKHALDKYQNIDK